The nucleotide window CAGAGGGAGTATTAACGGATGAACGGTTTGCAGAGCCATCTTCGATCTGCAGCTCAATCACCGGAACAGGATCTGCCGCCAGAGCACCGGTGCTGAATAGCACCAGTGCCGCGGTAAGGCTATATGCTTTGCGCATTGAAACTAACAACCTGACTGGTGATTAGTATTTCAGTTCTACGCGACGGTTCTGAGCCCATGAACTTTCGTTATGACCCATTACCACCGGCTTCTCTTCACCAAAACTAACCAGCTCAATCTGACTGCTTGAAACACCATTGACCGTCAGGACACGGGCAACTGCCTGCGCACGACGCTCACCCAGAGCCATGTTGTATTCACGGGTACCACGCTCATCGGCGTGACCTTCAAGAACAACAGAAGCGGAAGGGTTAGCTACCAGGTATTTCGCATGGCCACGCAGAGCAGTAACCGCCTCGGGCATAACCTGAGACTTGTCGAAATCGAAATAGAAAATAGTTGCCAGATTCTTAACATCGGCCATAGAAGTGCCGGACATTGAAGAATCAGAAACTGCCTGAGTTGTTGTAGCTGGAGCAGTATCACCACCCATGGTATCAGTATCTGTTGTATTTGTTGTACTACAGCCTGCAGCCCAAACTACGGTCAGAGCCAAAGCAGTCGCTTTGCCAATATTCATAGCACGCATCGAACACTCCTAATTATTTAGCCAATAATGTGCGAATTAAACCTCAATCCTGCCTAAAGTAAAGCTTGCCAGACCTGATTGCAATAGCCGTATGACAATACAACGACTTTTCTAACTAATTGATTTAACTTTGTACCCATGCGCAGTCAACTTGTCACTCAGAGCAGTCACCCCGCGGCAGAAAGCCAGAAAACGCTTACTGAAATGGCGACCAGGCAGGTTCACGAACATCGCCATCCGTTGATGGCAAACGGAACTTAACACGACCGTCAAGCGAAACTGCTGACAACACCCCCCGCACACCTTCCTGTGTTGCGTAAAGGATTATGCTGCCGTTCGGTGCAATGGTCGGCGACTCATCCATAAAGGTTTCCGTCAGCAGATCCACCCGACCGGTACGAAGATCCTGCACCGCGATATGGAATGAACCATTAGTCTGATGCACCATTGCCAGAAAACGTCCATCCTGAGTTAGGCGGCCGCGGGCATTATACCGCCCTTCAAAGGTCAAACGAGTGACATCCCGGGTCGGAAGATAGATTGAATAGATCTGCGGCTGCCCACCACGATCAGAGGTAAAGATCAGCGACTGACCATCCGGAGACCAGGATGGTTCGGTATCGATACCGAAATGATGAGTAATACGGGACAGCCGGCGCTGCTGCAGGTCCAGCACATAGATTTCCGGGTTACCGTCCTTAGAGAGCACTAGTGCCAGCTGCCGGCCATCAGGAGACCAGGCAGGAGCACCATTCAAGCCCCGGAATGACTGCACTTTTTCCCGTTTACCGGTAGCAAGATACTGGATATAGATGGCGGGACGGCCTGACTCAAATGAAACATAGGCCAGCTTACTGCCATCACGGGACCAGGCCGGAGACACTATTGGCTCTTTTGACTCAAGAATAGTGCGCGGATTATGACCATCAGAATCCGCCAGCATCAGGCGATAACGGTACTCAGGCGGCGAAAGCTGCTTAGCTGTTACGTAAACGATACGGGTTGAAAAAGCCCCCCGCACGCCTGTCAGAGCCTCAAATACCTTATCACTGATGTAGTGACCAACCGCCCGCAGGTTATTACGGTTTGCTTTTATCTCCTCACCCAGTATCCGCTCCTCCTTGAGAATATCGTAGAGCTCAAAGGCGACGGTTAACTGGCCATCCGTTTCTTTGATACGACCGATGACAATAAAGTCACTGCCGCTGATGCGCCAGTCACGAAAGAACAGAGAACTGCGATCAGAGGGAAAACTGAGCATGTTTTCCCGCGGCATCATTTTAAACATACCACTGCGATAAAGGTCATCACTGACCACCTTCGCAACGTCCTCTGGCAGTGCCTGAACGCCGCTCCAGGAAAACGGAACCACCGCCACGGGCGTTGGTTCATCGACCCCCTGAGTAATTTCAACAGTCAGTTCAGCCCGGGCAATCAGACTG belongs to Amphritea atlantica and includes:
- the tolB gene encoding Tol-Pal system protein TolB, with the protein product MQRIVLFVCLFVFSLIARAELTVEITQGVDEPTPVAVVPFSWSGVQALPEDVAKVVSDDLYRSGMFKMMPRENMLSFPSDRSSLFFRDWRISGSDFIVIGRIKETDGQLTVAFELYDILKEERILGEEIKANRNNLRAVGHYISDKVFEALTGVRGAFSTRIVYVTAKQLSPPEYRYRLMLADSDGHNPRTILESKEPIVSPAWSRDGSKLAYVSFESGRPAIYIQYLATGKREKVQSFRGLNGAPAWSPDGRQLALVLSKDGNPEIYVLDLQQRRLSRITHHFGIDTEPSWSPDGQSLIFTSDRGGQPQIYSIYLPTRDVTRLTFEGRYNARGRLTQDGRFLAMVHQTNGSFHIAVQDLRTGRVDLLTETFMDESPTIAPNGSIILYATQEGVRGVLSAVSLDGRVKFRLPSTDGDVREPAWSPFQ
- the pal gene encoding peptidoglycan-associated lipoprotein Pal, producing MRAMNIGKATALALTVVWAAGCSTTNTTDTDTMGGDTAPATTTQAVSDSSMSGTSMADVKNLATIFYFDFDKSQVMPEAVTALRGHAKYLVANPSASVVLEGHADERGTREYNMALGERRAQAVARVLTVNGVSSSQIELVSFGEEKPVVMGHNESSWAQNRRVELKY